In Chelonia mydas isolate rCheMyd1 chromosome 7, rCheMyd1.pri.v2, whole genome shotgun sequence, the sequence AACTAGAGAATATAaaataattcaatttaaaatgtcaccatAGGGGGGTCTATATTTATTTCCTCTCAGTGGCTCCATATCAGATTTGTTCAGTTTACAGGATGTTTTTTTCCTAACTGCCAACTTCACCTAGTATATGCATTGTGTTTGGTCTCATGTACTTTCACCAATAAGAGACTTTTCCATTGTAATTGGGTTGCAAATTCTGTTGGTGATGTATGATTAAGAGGAGAAGCCAGATCACTCTTCCACACCAGCCATTGTATTGGCTCTCAATGGTAGGAGGAGTAAAAAGTGATTACAAACTTTTTTGTGAAGAAATTAAACATAATTGACCTAATACACACATGAAAAAAGTGTGTTGCATCAGAAGGTGCCATTTGCAGTCACTTCTCTGACCACTCATACTGAATTAGTGCAGATTCTACTTACCACTGTTAAATGTTGCAATAGGTATGCCACATCAATCATGTCTGCCAGAATCAGAAGTCTAGTGACAGCAGCCAGAAGGAAGCGTGCTGCTTGAACAACAGATTTCCTTTTAGGCAGATAACAGGGATCACTGGTAAATTCCTTTGCTGATACTCTTAAAGCTTCACCTGCAAAATAAATCCGCAAATTCTCTTAGGGTACATTCCAAAGCTACAAATGTTAAGCAACATAATTTAACCGCATCAATTATTTGGCATATTGAAAATGTTGTCAGTTGAACTGGCATGTTATTAATGCCTTACAAAGAGGACCACAGACCGTTCTCTCAGCTAACCCAGATCATGCACGGGTGTTCTGTATGATGGGTGACACTTACCTGGCTTTGCAGTGCTGTGGAAGAGATGTTCCATGGAGATATTTTATATACGTATGAGAGAGAGGATCCCTCACAGAACACCACTGTAATCTAAGGGAAAGAGCACTGGAAGCCAGAAGGCCATGAGTTCTAAGTTCATCTCTTCTACTCACTGCTGTTCACATTTGTGTACTTTGAAATCCTTACTGCTGATCAATGGCTCATACCCTGATCATCGGGGGGAAGAAAGTATCATATCACCCATAAATTAATGGAAAGATTCTAACAGATCTAGAAATCGAACCCACATCTTAATTATGACAGACTGAATTTTCATACACTCAGGTAACACTGCCTCTCAGACAGAATGTGCCAGATCTATTTATTGTAACCACTGCTTTTGCCATtagaccacactcccctccaaatagcaggaacagaacccaggaatctggAAGGCCAACATTTTTCTGCTCTATAGAAAGTTATTGTATAATCCATGGGTAAAGTGTGGGTCACATTCTCCTCTAGGAGCTGGTCCACAGAGGATGAGACACCTTTAGTTTAAGTGGGAAAGATCTGTGCAGAGAATTTGAAGATCCAGACTTAAAATCCCACTATCAAACACATCTTTTATGTTTGCAAATggtggaatttttgtttttctagtTTTCTTCTTAAACAACTGTTATTTTAAATTGACACATGCATCTATCAAATCAAATGTGTACAAACTACTATATCATCTAGAGAACCAAAACTATCATCTAACCTAATGCCAGTCATAACCCCCTCCAAAACAGCAGCATCCACTGTGTACCAATCCTGGTGTAATTGGTCAGCCTGCTCCTGGTTTAATTAGCCCTGCCCTACCACACCTCTGCTGGTTATAAGacttaaaaagggaggcatccCAGCAATTTGGGGCTGGTGGTGGAGTAGAGCAGTTAAGCTGGAAATCAAAGCTAGTTCCCTGGAACAAGGAGCCAAGGTCAAGGGAGGCAGACCTGGGGCTGGTGTTTCACAAAGAGAACAGGGAACTGAAGagaagcccaggaggggtggaagACCATTATGTTTTAGTGGAACCTGGACTTCCAGGAGGGAAAACCTGGGGAGTCAGTGACATGTTAAGAGTGAGGAGAATCTGTTCAACCTTTTAGATGTCTATACATATATCCAAGGAGTATGAGGTATAAAAgcaagaactggaagtattagtataCAACCTAAATTATTACTTAAATGGCATCACTGAGACTTGGTGAGATAAGTCTCCTGgttggaatattggtatagaaggaatAGCTTGTTTAGTTCAGGAAGAACAGGAAGTGGGGAAAGGGAGTTGATGTTGCAttgtacatcaagaatatatacacttgttctgaggtccagaaaaaAAAGGCAAACCAGATGACAGTCTATGGGTGAAAGTAGGAGGTGTGTGGTACAGGAAGGGGACAAAGATGATATCATagtaggggtctactatagaccaccaaatcaggaggaggtggaggatgaACAGGGGGATAGCACACAGGGAAGTCAGAGGGAAGAAGAAGTGAGCATTAATTCTTAGGGTGAGTGGGCAAGCTTGTTTCTGTATGGTTTTTCTTTTAGCTTACTTAAAATTTAGAGTAtggttgtgtgtgtttggggactgTGTGGAAATGGGATCCAGAGGCCTCCTAGCTGGCAGCTGAATGGGCACTAGTAAGGCTTTAGCCTCCTGCACTTTGATCACCCTTCCCCTGTGTGTTAACGAGGGGGCAGGGCTGACCCAAGAGAGAAGGGCTTAATACACAGGCACTAAGCAACCAAGGGGAGCTAGCAAACAAGAGTTTGCTTTAGGAGAGAGAAAGTATAAAACTCAGCATGGTTCGAAAAGGCCACATAGCCAGTGACAACCCTGCTCCTTGCTCCACTTCCTGTGCCTATGTCCAGACAGGGAACCCAACCATGGATGTCTTTTCCCAGGCCCTgctgtggatttgcagagactgtggccttcATTTCCCTGTTGCATCCAGTGGGAAAGGTTCCGTCTGGTAGAATCACTCAGGAAGCAGGTgagagagctacaggaggaggtggctagggtGAGGAGCATCCATGCACATGAGGAATTAACTGAAAATATGCATATGGAGATCTCCAAGGTTGAGGAAGAAATCCATCTGGAAAGGACTACAGTAGTTCcaccaggggaggaggaaacTGCTCCTTCACAGGGAGGaggctggctgctggttacttccGGTAGCAGACACCACTCAATCCCTGCTACCAAAACTGCTCCAAACTAAATGAGGGTCAGCAATAtaatattgttgcaaaaaaaaaacccaaacatcattatgggatgtattagcaggagtgttgtaagtaagacatgagacgtaatttttccactctactcaaCACTGGTGAGTCCTCACCTGGGGTCTTTGGTCCAGTTTTTTGGCACCatgctttaggaaagatatgaacaaattggagacagagtccagagaagagcaacaaaagtgataaacggtttagaaaacctgacctatgaaaaaaaaggttaaaaacctgggcatgttttagtattgagaaaagaaaactgagggaggacctaataacagtcttcaaaaacgttaaggactgttataaagaggatgttATCAatagttctccatgtccactgaagataggatgagaagtaatgggcttaatatacagcaagggagatttaggttagagtttttcctaatatctacctATAAAGCTAATAAAGCTCTGGAATACTCTTCCAAGtaaagttgtggaatccccctcattggagttttttaagaataggttggacagacacctgttagggatggtctagatatacttaGTCCTGCAACACTGAAGGGGGCTGGACCAAATGACCTCTCAGGGGCCTTCTGGTGATTCTATAAGAATGAACTTGGAACTATTGTTGAAGGTGGAGTTTATTTTGGTGTTTATTTATTGTTGAAGGTGGTGTTTATTTTGGGACGTTGTGTACCCTGGGAGGGGACTGAACTTTTATGTGGCCTGGCCCTCCAGAAGACCCAGATGGAGGTGACCAATAGAAGGAGGTGACCAAGGGAAAGATCCAGCAGGTCCACATCCAGTCACAAGGGAACACAGTCCTGGGAATTGCTTCTGTGCACATGAGGCTTATTCTGGGGCAGAATGCTAGGACATCCTGCTCATGTAAAACCTTGTTTTGCTTAAGCTTTTGGACATATATGAAacctttcaagaaaaaaaaagaaattggggTTTTACTATACTACTAAAACAACACACTTATGAGCTACTGTGCATACAAACTGAACAGTGCAGCTTCAAGGAATAAAATCCCAGGAGACAGGAAAATATCGGACTGGAGTGTGTTATTACATCAGACAATGGAAGTTTAGTGCTTCCTCTGCTCAATATTAAGGCAGTAGGAGCTACCTTGTGCATTTAATGCACAACCCTGTGATAGGATGATGAGGCAGGAACCAAGTTGCTGTGAGAGTCCCAGCATGAATTTCAGGCAATTTGGCATATTGCAGATAGCGTTTGCCACCTCTTTGCAGGGTAAAGCATATGTCTCCCGCCATCCCTAATCATATCTAGTGGATGGGTTCATGGCCTTACCCTCACTCCCTGTTCCCTTGAGGAAGGCTAGCATTGCAAGAACATAGGAAAGCATAGTGCTTATGCTCTCCAGCCTTTCAGACTCAGACACTATGATCTCATCTACAAtggcatttttcttaaatttcTCCCAATTTCCACTGCCATTAATGTAGCTCCACCAGTGGGAGCAACAATAAAAGCACTAACAAATAAGTCCGTTATAGCTTTATCACTGTCATCCATACCCATTCTGAGCAGATTTAATAGCATAGTGGCAAAAATGCCATCCATCAGTTTACACTAGCGCTTCCGCCTTTGCTATCACAAGTTATTTTAGTAGTAGTGCAGCTCTTGGAgaatttaagaaaaatgccaaCATAGAAACATCTAATCTCACACACTGTAGCTGAACTGGAAAATCCTTGCTGTGCAAGGTCAAAGGGTTACAACATTCTGCCCACTAAAATGCTCTACATCAGCAGATGCTAAAGCCAGATCTGAAACCCAGAATTAATAGTTTTGCTAGCTAAAAATCAAATGATACCATTAAAGATAAGTGTAGCCTATTCAGAGACTACAAATACTTGAAGGAAATTCTTGATGTGTCAAAtgactgtttttttaaagatgcctttAGAAATACTGGCTAGTCTTAGGTGTAAACATGCTGTTACTTTAAATATCTATGATCTTGTTCTATAATATGCCAAGAGTGCTAATAATATTCGTTTAACAATGAGAATACAAGAATCAGTGTCTGTGCCCTGCTGCCATTTGGAATCCTAGGTAGAGGAGAATTTTTGAGATTCCTAGTGTTTAGAGTTATGTACTGCCTTCTTTCCTTATGCAAGAGGCTCACTGATATCTGGTAGGAAGATTCAGCTAGTCTACTAGTTCAGTGTATCCCAACTCACTAATGTCATTACCTGTATCTAAAAAGGTGTTATGTAAATTAATAGAAAACCAATAAACAGACTGATCATTGTTATTGTGTGGTGTAAATACagaggacaaattcaaaattataAACCTATTGGAAATGATCAAAGTGCATCTTCCAGTCAGGGCTAAAGTTACCCCATCCTAGACAAGGAATTTGGTTCTGCTACATGGAAGGTATTTCCAAGATACATTGAGACAATAGGAATACAATACATAGAAAGTAAACAAGACCATCAAGTCAACAAGGGGAGGAAATAACCACTCAGCACCACAGCAAAGGGAGGAAATTGCAGGAAACAGatgaatttgcattttagcaaacactaGCAGGCAAAGAAACCAGTAGACTATGTCGCCTTCCCCACACTTGAATGAAATttactcaggggaggaggtaatCTTCAAAAGAATCCATTTGAAAGATTCAGTGGACTTTAAAAGAAAGGATGAAGACCCCCAGTTATCTTTCACctcagaagacaaaggaaccaaacAGTTTATGGAGATCCTGACCAGAGGGGTTGGTCAGCATTCTTGCCGGAAGGTAGCATGATGAGaatcttaccttgaaccaagagtgtagttttgttaagtcttaggttacgtctacagtacaaaattatttcaaaattattctattcgaatttttggaagcaattttatacattcggtcttgtgtgtccccactaaagcacgTGAattcagcggagtgtgtccacagtaccaaggctagcatcgaatgtcggagtgatgcactgtgggcagctatcccacagttcccgcagtcccctcGCCCATTCgtattctgggttaagctcccagtgcatgatggggcaaaaacattctcgcgggtatttctgggtgtgtgtcatcagtCACTCCTCCCTCTGTTAAAactacggcagacaatcgtttccgCCTTTTTGGCGTgtagacgccatactgctttcagcagacggtgcagtatagTGCACCGCTTCTCTCctggtactatgaatccacctcgcatttcctctcatctttctatgtaatctctatacgtatctactctttctcttcctcatcgactgcttctgctgccaactctgctcggccattgtgaaccgagcagcacagcttccgccgccaactctgctctcccactcTTGCCACGCTACCAAGCTTCttcatgttgtctgtcctgggctcctgccACCTTGAAAGCttcagaagacaaccatttcccacTTTTTTTCGGCTATCGTGAACCGAACAGCAACTCTTcccctgccactctgctctcctacgtttcgtgccctttttccaggattacccgtgcaggcacCATAGCGTggaaagcatggagcccgcttagagctccgctgcagttttgaccattgtaaatacctcacgcattatccagcGGTATGTGCAGGACCTGCAAAACTGGGCAAGGAAGCGACGATAGCGCGATTACTATACTgaagaggacatggacacagacgttcctagaagcgcggcatgtggcaattgggagatcatggtggcgttgggccaggttcatgtcgtggaacgccgattctgggcccgggaaacaagcacagactggtgggaccgcatagtgttgcgggtatgggatgattcccagtggctacgaaactttcgtatgcgtagggccattttcatggaactttgtgacttgctgtcccctgccctgaagcgcaaagacaccaaaatgagagcagccctcacagttgagaagcaagtggccatagccctgtggaagcttgcaatgcccgacagctaccagtcagtagggaatcagtttggagtgggcaaatctactgtgggggctgctgtgctgcaagtagccaacgcaatcattgaccagctgctatcaagggtagtgactttgggaaatatgcagaccattgtggatggctttaatgtgctggggttccctaactgcagcgaggcgatagacagaacacatatccctatcttggccccggaacaccagggcagccagtacgtaaaccgcaaggagtacttttccatggtgctgcaagcactggtggatcacaagggatgtttcaccgacatcaacgtgggatggccgggaaaggtgcatgacactcacatcttcaggaactctggtctgtttgaacagctgcaggaagggacttactttcaagaccagaaaattactgttgggctGATGTTACTGATGTTAAAATGACTATAGTTATCCTCAGGAACCCAGCCTACCCATTAACGCcatagctcatgaagccatacacagacaccctggacagtagtaaggaacagttcaactataggctgagcaagtgcagaatagtggtagaatgtgcttttggatgtttgaaagtgcgctggtgcagtttactggctcagttagatctcagcacaaccaatattccagttGTAactgctgcttgttgtgtgctccacaatatctgcgagagtaagggggagatgtttatggtggggtgggaggttgaggcaactcgcctggcggccaatttcgcacagccagacaacagggctattagaagagtgCTATTAAAAgagggcgcgctgcgcatcagagaagctttgaaagccagtttcatgactggccagggtacggtgtgacagttgtgtttgcttctcttgaagttacccgccccctatgtatatgaaaggaaataaagtcacaactgtttaaaaaccattctttattatttgttgcacaacacattgagagaaatcagaaggtagacCGGGGGCAGGGGGGTAATTGGGttagggggctggaggaggagggaagaagaagtccagaaaccaaatcaaaatttcagatatgccagctttcttCTGCTTGTGCAGTCCTCTGGGGTTTAGTGTGTGCGTCCCCGTAGctacccaccccccccccgtgttctggggcgtctgggtgaggaggctatggaacttggggaggagggagggcgatTATataggggctgcagcagcagtcagtggtcttgctgcctttcccgcatatatccaccatacagcggagcatgtcagtttgcttccccatgagcttgaccatagcatcctgcatGCTCTCATTGCGTGTGTCCCTCCTCTCTTTGTGTTCATTTAACGCTTTATgggactccgcaattgtttgcctccacacgttcagctgggccctatcagtgtgggaggactgcatgagctcagcgaACATGTCGTGGCAAGttcgttttttccaccttctaatctggaccagcctctgggacggagtagataggggccacgTTGAAATATTTGcacctgcaggaggagaaaaagggagggtagtatttttaaagatacattttagagaacaaaggggacactctttctcagtgaaacaggcaattcatagtacacagcacatgttctttctgtacaaggtcacattttgcctcttatactgaagtgccttccactttggtgtgagtaagccatcacatgcggctgggcaacagaattcagcttgcaggcagccatggtaagccctaggggcacgcggggttctgcttcttccacattcatttcaatgctttcaaactgcagggcgccctttcccatagcaagcaatgcctgggggtttgccatataaaaggagggcctgcaggctctctgggatgatcacttcatacaacacgcccccccccactgcaccccacacccaccaCGTGGCTCCGATGAgtctctgagcagggatgagccctttaaactaaacacgAACAGCCCAGCgcagctgggtttccccccacaccccaccacatggctccaatcaggctctcactcaccagaagtgctttCTCCAgtgtcatggtccgggagcccaccttgggagtggggggaggctgttGCCTCCAGCGTTAAGACTAGTTCCTGGCTAGCGGTGGaaacggattccccacttgccgcctgtgcactgtcctcctcctcctcctcttcctcatcctcctcaCTCTGTGCAACTCCCCCCGTGCAGGTGTCTACGGACAGTGGTGGAGTAGTGGTGGCGTCActccccataattgcatgcagctcacggtagtaGCAGCATGTACGGCTCTGTGACCCAGAGTGCCCATTCggctccctggctttttggtacgcttgcctgagctccttgatttttgtacaacaTTGCTCTGTgcccctggagtagcctctttccatcatggccctggagactttagcatatgtatttgcgtttctttttttggaacatagttctgccataacagattcgtctccccaacatgcgatgagatccagtacctcctgttcaaACCATGCTGGAGTTCGTCTAtgaatccgggactgcgtggtctcttgtgatggtggactctgcatggtcgcctgtgatggtagactgtgctgatggtcacctgtgcttatggtgaccaaacaggaaatgaaattcaaaagttcctggggcttttactgcctacctggctagtgcagcggagttgagagtgttgtccagagcggtcacaagggagcattatggcatagctcccggaggccaataacgtcgaattgcatccacagtatcTGTAACctggaactgcgatctcgattttagcgctactccacttgccgaggtggagtacagaaataggATTAAAGAaccctttaaattgaaaaaaccggtttggtcatgtggacagaatcagttttattttgaattaactcagataattctgaaataaccacgtactgtagaccaggccttagtctctagaaagcgttTTTCACTTTAtgtgcttgtaaccatttctaactctaTCCACTATACTAAAACTCACTTCAGAGCTTATCTCCTTTAGtcagtaaacttgttttacttttgatctaaaccaatccagtgctgtgtttgatttaaagtaaATGTTAACTCAGTCAATGTGGCAAGCTGCTGGGTATTGTACTTTTAACAGAACAAATGAACCTTAATATCTCTCTGATAAGTCCGGGAGAGGGCTGAACATTGCAGAAcacatggttttgggaaaattcaggactgtggTATGTTGGGGTCATCTTGCCAGGTGTAACTAAGGGGCCAGAGTGTGGTAATAGTGTAACAAGCAGGCTGTTGGAATCAGGATTGCTGAGTCAGAGTTGCTTAATACACAGGCACGCAGTACATGCTTGTATAGTCCCGACACAAGAGCTGCAGCAGAGTATTTTGAGGCACTCAGAGTTACAGGGCAGCCAGTAACAACTGGTCTGGAGCACACCCCAAAACATGACACATGCAATAGGGGCTCATGAGTGCATATAATAAAGAACTACAGCATATTTATAGAAATACAGGCTGTGTTCCTCCAATCTCTTACATAACTGAATAGTCCTTTCTCCTATCATCAGAATTAATGGTTTGAGTAAGCACTACTTATGTGAGTGAGGATTTGCAGGACTAAGTCCATATGGGATCCAATTCTACAAGAGGACAAAACTGCTGTTGACTTCACTAGAAGTTTCACCTGGGTAGGGCCTGAGCAAGAGCTACAGAAATGAGTCAAATATGTGCTAACATGCTCCATGCCAGCACTTAAAAAGGTactggactgattttcagaagtgttcagcaTCCAGCCAATAGCAggttcagcatctttgaaaatcacacACTATACTGTGCTCTTGAATTATACTATTTTGCTCTTGGATTAAAGGGTCAGAATTTCCTTGGCGTATATGTAAAGAGAAAAGTCACTAGGAATCATTTCTCTCCCTTTATTTCTGTACTTTATAAGCTGATATTTTAAGACAATTCATATTTCAAtatattattcaatatttatCTTAGCTTCAAAATATCTTTTCCAGTTAGAAATACCTTGAAGATAATACATTTGACATTACACAGAATTTGCCATCTCTGTCTTCTTTAACTACTATCATTAAAATGAAACCCTTTAGCatttaaaaacaggcaaaaaaaTTCTTCACTTACAGACCAGTTCTGTAGAGAACAAGTGTTCATTAAAGTTGTATACTATAAACAGAAAGTGAAGCCTGcttatagttagggccctacgaAATTCAGGCTCcagtttggtcaatttcacagtcacaggattttaaaaatcatatatttcatgaattcagctttttaaatctgaaatttcacagtgttgtgatTGTAGGGGtcctggagttggggggggggtcacaaggttattgtaggaggggttgcagtactgctactcttacttttgcgctgctcagggctggcccacaacattttggcacctcaggtggggagctcaaattaCACCCCCATACCCcttcgcttgggccaaaactttgaaaggtctcagttccgccttcttcctgttctactcctctcatggtactgctctgctacctaccccagtaaaggagaactaataacttaaaatgccttgttcaaaaattttaagtaacacttaactttcaaacacctgaacagcaaatgtaacttttcttgtctgcacagtacacactggcatttttatctgtttgaataatcaaagtggtgttttccatgccttcttggttgcaaaagTTTGACCTGCTTCCTGAAgatccacagtctgggccagctcctgctctagtgagatggttgcaaggccaaccagcctctcctgtgtcattgtggagcatagatgagTTTTTAttagttgccagtggagaacgcagcttctccaagctgaagttgtTACGGAAGTGTTAGAaatatgcgcagagcaacaaaagcatttggaaagagggtggtcatctgatttgtgcacatatattccagaacagcctttggagttgatcctgctgaaatgtatcttgaaagggctttcagttcatcacctaaatcactcgcatcaatattgcgcatgtcatcatgtgtcaacactgtctctagtgccctgcattgctggtgtaggtcttctgcaggtatagtgaggagttttggaatatcatacaacatcccaaatatactgctgtgttccttgagctgcatgaaacattcttcaactgactgtattgcacaatctagcacctggttaaagaattcaactttgaattgttgtttggggtctcttgtgggattatcccatgcctcataatcaaaatgtcttcttcttcagtgactcttgtattcttgaatgggtgggaaaatagcttcagtgtgaagttccccTGCCaatttctgtgcactcttcagaacgttttgaaatccctcatctgaccagtaagactgcaggtatgactttgctttctcCCGTTGTTCCATtcctccagatatatcaaggtcaacaccttgaaGTCTCTTgattacaacatttatttcaaacagcatGTCATGCCATAAcataagccacacagaaatttgaagttatgcaTGTTTCtgatgattccatttccctctgccactgttctccgacaacagttcctgtcatagcattatcctccataatggcaactatggcatcatctatcttcccaatttggtgtttgataggctttatcgcctccactcgacttttccatcatgtggcactcagtggtttcagtgtcagagagggtgttcccagatgttgcttcaaaatttgccatcgatgagttgatgcagagaaaaaatacacagatgctttgaattacattaaaaaattcagcagcctcactaaaagcagatgctgcatcactgaccaccaagttcaatgaatgagaactacCTGTGACAAAAAAAtattgagggtttaactctcagatccgtgtctgcactcctctgttggcaccattattgtagccctgacctttcatgtcagctatcgcaattcccgtatcttccagctttttaagaagcacatttgtcataccagctcctgtagtatcatcaatgtcaataaattctagagaatgctctctgacagtcaccactgaagggacattttcactaggttctgttgatgttacaaaatgcaccattaaagtcatttgttccatatggctgatgtcagtaACTGTAttatctcattttgaattgtttttccaaggtagtggtgtatGTACATTTcctgggtggtgactcttcttacaTGATCCTGGAGTACAGCACCAAACTCAGCCATCACcaccacaattttaaggaagttcccattgtttggcacatacagctgatctgaagtgccacacagtgctaggttttgggtagcaagcattctcacaatggcaatgagccttttcagaacgtTTTGCCAGTAAAGacactctgatgcaatcttctcttgatgctgatcatctatggtggcctttaa encodes:
- the LOC122466509 gene encoding trihelix transcription factor GTL2-like, which produces MQSPPSQETTQSRIHRRTPAWFEQEVLDLIACWGDESVMAELCSKKRNANTYAKVSRAMMERGYSRGTEQCCTKIKELRQAYQKAREPNGHSGSQSRTCCYYRELHAIMGSDATTTPPLSVDTCTGGVAQSEEDEEEEEEEDSAQAASGESVSTASQELVLTLEATASPHSQGGLPDHDTGESTSGPS